One segment of Ignavibacteria bacterium DNA contains the following:
- a CDS encoding GWxTD domain-containing protein translates to MSSAFSTSSVPAHQRFFAGVRPLTLSPGKYLVRFVATDVNDKSSTVTSTFSSSVRSFTFLPVISDVMFVMPMKLGSDARFDRNGQPAVPNPRHEIIGRDPSICVYAEIYNAVRAKLDTFALEFQVLDNVRDEQLTSYLKMVGGSDGLVVREEIPAGALRSGVYTLKIRMMSRDLATVYDTREERFYILNPELPPEGRIMLTEDEQFQASEWSVIKGERLALELELSDVLASSAEKAIREQCTDERAQQRYLFLFWRNRDPDVTTMSNERLDEFREMYKRAQTFYSSAAFRNGWKTDRGQALLRFGQPTQVEQFIQSIDAKPYEIWFYQHIQGGVYFYFVDWQLQQNHRLVHSTMIGQVREPNWYNLYAKAFSPVPNPPENLMPTNR, encoded by the coding sequence TTGTCCTCGGCGTTCAGCACAAGCTCGGTTCCAGCCCATCAGCGGTTCTTTGCCGGGGTTCGGCCGTTGACATTGTCTCCGGGCAAGTACCTTGTTCGGTTTGTGGCAACAGATGTCAACGACAAATCGTCAACCGTAACAAGCACCTTCTCCAGCTCGGTCCGATCCTTTACGTTCCTACCGGTGATCAGCGATGTGATGTTCGTGATGCCGATGAAGCTCGGGTCTGATGCTCGCTTCGATCGAAACGGACAGCCCGCGGTACCCAACCCTCGGCACGAAATCATCGGACGAGATCCTTCGATCTGCGTTTATGCAGAGATCTATAATGCTGTTCGAGCCAAGCTCGACACTTTCGCCTTGGAGTTCCAAGTTCTCGACAACGTGCGCGACGAACAACTCACGTCGTATCTGAAGATGGTTGGCGGCAGTGACGGACTTGTTGTCCGGGAAGAGATCCCAGCCGGCGCTCTCCGCTCCGGTGTCTATACGCTGAAGATTCGAATGATGTCGAGAGACCTAGCCACAGTCTACGATACCCGCGAGGAACGATTCTACATCCTCAATCCCGAACTGCCCCCTGAAGGCAGGATCATGCTAACAGAAGATGAGCAGTTCCAGGCTTCGGAATGGTCTGTTATCAAGGGCGAGAGACTTGCCCTTGAACTCGAACTTTCTGACGTACTGGCATCATCGGCTGAGAAGGCTATTCGTGAACAGTGTACAGACGAACGGGCACAGCAGCGCTATCTGTTCCTCTTCTGGCGTAACAGAGACCCTGACGTGACCACCATGTCCAATGAACGTCTGGATGAGTTCCGCGAAATGTATAAGCGTGCGCAGACTTTCTATTCAAGTGCAGCGTTTCGTAACGGATGGAAAACGGATCGTGGCCAAGCACTCCTGCGATTCGGACAGCCAACTCAAGTAGAACAGTTCATTCAGTCGATCGATGCAAAGCCATACGAGATCTGGTTCTATCAACACATCCAAGGCGGTGTCTACTTCTACTTTGTAGACTGGCAACTCCAGCAGAATCACCGACTCGTTCACTCAACAATGATCGGTCAGGTGCGCGAACCGAATTGGTATAACCTCTATGCAAAAGCATTCTCGCCGGTTCCAAACCCACCGGAGAATCTCATGCCAACGAATCGGTGA
- a CDS encoding glycosyltransferase family 9 protein: MTYYILQTAFLGDVLLTLPMCAAIKQMDVGANVVLITTPAAAEFVRGLGIVDEVVAFDKRGAHRSSAGRGELVASLRSRGPITAVVPHKSMRTMFLARALKAERVVTYADAATRWIASDTIPYPMHIHDTRRHLKLLEPLFPHVLTIEELTPIRLFTSDDVAVIESMVPAAGGPVAVVAPGSAWPTKQWPADRYRALAERLVHSGVQVAVLGDAATQGMMQGLDGVVDLSGRTTLRQAAALIARANVVISNDSAPVHLASLQHVPVIAVFGPTVPEFGFAPFGPNGHVIEQRELACRPCSAHGTVTCPLGTHECMTTITVDTVFDTVLHTLHAHDENRYAPAKTNASSS, encoded by the coding sequence TTGACGTATTACATCCTACAAACCGCCTTTCTTGGTGATGTCCTATTGACATTGCCGATGTGTGCAGCCATCAAGCAGATGGATGTTGGTGCGAATGTTGTGTTGATCACTACGCCTGCAGCTGCGGAGTTTGTGAGGGGGCTTGGCATTGTAGATGAGGTGGTGGCTTTTGATAAACGGGGTGCTCATCGTTCGTCAGCCGGACGTGGGGAGCTTGTTGCGTCGCTTCGAAGTCGAGGTCCGATCACCGCGGTTGTGCCGCATAAGAGTATGCGCACGATGTTTCTTGCAAGGGCGCTGAAGGCAGAAAGAGTGGTGACGTATGCGGATGCAGCTACGCGATGGATCGCGTCGGATACGATCCCGTATCCCATGCACATTCACGATACACGCCGACACTTAAAGCTGTTGGAGCCCCTTTTTCCGCACGTACTAACGATCGAGGAACTCACGCCGATAAGGTTGTTTACGTCGGATGATGTGGCTGTGATCGAGTCGATGGTTCCTGCTGCAGGCGGGCCGGTTGCCGTAGTGGCTCCCGGGTCGGCATGGCCCACCAAACAATGGCCTGCAGACCGCTACAGAGCACTTGCTGAGAGACTTGTACACTCTGGCGTACAGGTAGCCGTCCTTGGTGACGCCGCAACACAGGGCATGATGCAGGGTCTCGACGGGGTTGTTGATCTCTCGGGGAGAACCACACTCCGACAAGCAGCAGCACTGATAGCCCGCGCCAATGTCGTAATTTCGAATGATAGTGCTCCCGTGCACCTTGCTTCCCTGCAGCATGTGCCGGTGATCGCAGTGTTCGGGCCAACGGTTCCGGAGTTTGGGTTCGCCCCCTTTGGTCCCAATGGGCACGTGATCGAGCAGAGAGAGCTCGCGTGCAGACCCTGTAGTGCACACGGCACGGTAACGTGTCCGCTTGGCACCCATGAATGTATGACAACCATAACGGTGGATACGGTCTTCGACACTGTCCTCCACACCCTTCACGCTCACGATGAGAATCGCTATGCGCCAGCAAAAACCAACGCGTCCAGCAGCTAA